The Macrobrachium nipponense isolate FS-2020 chromosome 1, ASM1510439v2, whole genome shotgun sequence genome includes a window with the following:
- the LOC135219160 gene encoding uncharacterized protein LOC135219160 — MGTSLNSSGLRLEDHNNLKYAISLTRVGQELFLRVFKWGYKGRSASIKNAILELPSYTKTRFRKDFNNSQREKIENGDLLSMDITLLYKLLQMVCGLSEQSDSVWIMPESDSLEYCLYSIKMKRNEMAHDGMMLSSTELDSMIEELRVLFLNTVDKASVTYNVDSVEKNDLIHLINTRLDAIKNSPLPLPTLAEHKKEVFLNCRTCIIDEGRREMVSVSEIICETSVVPCLTQQTVNVSNLYTEPKLRRDEMQITQRQLSAEESYVGIHELLEAKECDGFIPDIIVISALNGMGRSTLLKYVFGNGLNNVMKGTECIDLYLYLECRKVSFSTVEELTSLLLPRTSSTFQSEQFSECFFSIDVLVMFDDVDELDSDSFPVFEKFVRLITPRSRVVVTASREKAKDVQRKLSSLHKRTMLLELEGITESQTLKHLQKVLRTIPAKNHNRHEQELYELIKSKYPQLQEHLRSPEVLGLVAFGWCYAPDRINETTTVTEIFLLVEDLLVHKIYLDFLSSTLPSMHDHGTLNSNLYELLLTISNVAFDTLKKGHFCVESENLQRIVSKCSELDLPGRVISLFLSYVEENTNSLAPVRKVSFPRRSTLQYYAAWFITQQIKEADPSTSIKDIMRTTDFSNVSLPNYQAMFKYLVGMFATLIPSELESRAKEIVEILKELQVSKGSLWLQYIEEAKLEPTITLAILEEMGDVWEIEDYSVSLTLKSILKLKRPSILVLTICKNPSDFPHLEQVLVSCREYQEINISLHVYQHFWSEKTEFSDHYLRLLLGGNSPCILEHFAGRLSGEAMQLLPNSLKRLALHITPDMIRSLNICLKKLPMLRMLYINLDISETVDPSSVAPLNTVGEAVVLSVDIWRVHDGIVEWSCDVAKALTNSYARLVLRHSSLDVNSCFKWLRVLRERAITASWIVVGSIYDVTQEDERQLQQYAVNVGCRKFVWLKI, encoded by the coding sequence ATGGGAACATCCTTGAATTCCAGTGGACTTCGTTTGGAAGACCACAACAACCTCAAGTATGCCATCAGCCTGACCAGGGTTGGCCAAGAGCTCTTCTTACGAGTATTCAAGTGGGGCTACAAAGGGAGAAGTGCCAGCATAAAGAATGCTATTCTGGAACTACCAAGCTACACGAAAACAAGATTCAGGAAAGATTTCAACAACTCTCAgcgcgagaaaattgaaaatGGCGATCTGTTGTCTATGGATATAACGCTCCTGTACAAGTTACTCCAAATGGTGTGCGGATTGAGTGAACAGAGTGACAGCGTTTGGATAATGCCAGAGTCGGATTCCCTGGAATACTGCCTTTACTCGATCAAAATGAAGAGGAATGAGATGGCTCACGATGGGATGATGCTCTCATCGACGGAGCTGGACAGTATGATCGAGGAGTTGCGAGTACTGTTTCTAAACACGGTCGATAAGGCTAGTGTTACTTACAATGTGGACAGTGTGGAAAAGAACGATTTAATCCATCTCATTAACACTCGCTTAGATGCCATCAAAAACTCCCCATTGCCCTTGCCAACGCTGGCAGAGCACAAGAAAGAGGTGTTTTTGAACTGCAGAACATGCATTATCGACGAGGGTCGAAGAGAAATGGTGAGCGTGAGTGAAATCATTTGCGAAACGAGTGTTGTGCCTTGTTTAACACAGCAGACGGTAAATGTCAGTAACCTATACACAGAACCGAAACTAAGACGAGACGAAATGCAGATTACCCAAAGACAACTGTCAGCTGAGGAAAGTTACGTCGGCATCCATGAACTATTGGAAGCCAAGGAGTGTGACGGTTTCATCCCAGACATAATTGTGATATCAGCTTTAAATGGAATGGGCAGAAGTACCCTTTTGAAATATGTCTTTGGTAATGGACTGAACAATGTTATGAAAGGCACAGAATGCATTGATTTGTATCTCTATCTTGAATGTCGTAAAGTGAGTTTTTCTACTGTGGAAGAACTGACGTCGCTATTGCTACCTCGCACGTCATCTACGTTTCAGTCAGAGCAGTTTTCTGAGTGTTTCTTCTCAATTGATGTCCTTGTAATGTTTGACGACGTCGACGAGCTCGATTCCGATTCATTTCCAGTGTTTGAGAAGTTCGTAAGACTGATAACACCCAGGTCGAGGGTTGTAGTGACAGCCTCACGAGAAAAAGCAAAGGATGTCCAGAGGAAACTCTCATCTCTACACAAGAGGACAATGCTTCTAGAACTGGAGGGAATAACAGAAAGTCAGACACTAAAACACCTTCAAAAAGTTCTGAGAACCATTCCTGCCAAGAACCACAACCGTCATGAGCAAGAACTCTATGAACTTATAAAGTCTAAGTATCCCCAGTTACAGGAGCACCTGAGATCTCCAGAGGTCCTGGGACTTGTAGCATTTGGTTGGTGCTATGCACCGGACCGTATTAATGAGACGACCACGGTGACTGAAATATTCCTACTTGTTGAAGATCTCCTCGTCCATAAAATCTATTTGGATTTTTTAAGCTCTACTCTGCCCAGCATGCACGATCATGGCACCTTAAACTCAAATCTTTATGAACTTTTGCTGACGATCAGTAATGTGGCCTTTGATACCCTGAAGAAGGGACACTTTTGTGTTGAATCAGAAAACCTTCAGAGGATTGTCTCCAAATGTTCAGAATTGGATCTCCCTGGTAGGGTCATATCCTTGTTTCTTAGCTACGTAGAGGAGAACACTAACTCCCTCGCCCCTGTACGCAAAGTGTCCTTCCCTCGACGATCTACGTTACAGTATTATGCTGCTTGGTTTATAACCCAACAAATCAAGGAGGCTGATCCTTCGACCTCCATTAAAGATATCATGCGTACAACTGATTTCAGCAATGTTTCCTTACCCAATTATCAAGCCATGTTTAAGTACTTGGTGGGAATGTTTGCAACTCTCATTCCATCTGAGCTGGAATCTCGGGCAAAGGAAATTGTTGAAATTCTAAAGGAACTGCAAGTGAGTAAAGGATCCTTATGGTTACAGTATATAGAAGAAGCAAAATTGGAGCCGACCATAACTCTTGCAATATTGGAAGAAATGGGAGATGTTTGGGAAATTGAAGATTACTCTGTTTCTTTAACGCtcaagagtattttgaaattgaaGAGGCCCTCCATATTAGTCCTGACAATCTGCAAAAATCCCTCAGACTTCCCCCATCTAGAACAGGTTCTCGTGTCCTGCAGAGAGTATCAGGAAATTAATATTTCCCTTCACGTTTACCAACATTTCTGGTCTGAGAAGACAGAATTCTCTGATCATTATCTGAGACTGCTGTTAGGAGGTAATTCCCCGTGTATACTAGAGCACTTCGCAGGTCGCTTGAGCGGGGAGGCCATGCAACTCCTGCCAAACTCACTGAAACGATTGGCGCTCCATATTACCCCAGACATGATTAGATCTCTGAATATATGTCTCAAGAAGTTGCCGATGCTGCGGATGCTGTATATCAATCTCGATATTTCGGAAACAGTTGACCCTTCCTCTGTTGCGCCTCTCAATACTGTAGGTGAAGCTGTAGTTTTATCCGTTGATATTTGGAGAGTTCACGATGGGATAGTTGAGTGGTCCTGCGATGTTGCAAAAGCACTGACAAATTCTTATGCTCGTTTAGTCCTCCGCCACAGTTCCCTTGATGTTAACAGTTGCTTTAAATGGTTGAGAGTTTTGCGGGAGAGGGCAATAACAGCGTCTTGGATAGTGGTGGGTTCCATATATGATGTTACGCAGGAAGATGAGCGCCAGCTACAACAATATGCAGTGAATGTAGGATGCAGAAAGTTTGTGTGGTTGAAAATAtag